The following proteins come from a genomic window of Armatimonadota bacterium:
- a CDS encoding thiolase family protein yields RRLVTMRTLRDAAHEAYRQAGIVDPLRQLDAAELYEPVSYSELAWYEALGFCGDGEAGRLIDEGTTLIDGELPVNPSGGVLSTNPVGASGVIRVAEAAMQVMGRAGEHQVPGVQTALATGYGVYAWSDVMILSSQAF; encoded by the coding sequence CCGCAGGCTGGTGACCATGCGCACGTTGCGAGATGCCGCCCATGAGGCTTATCGCCAGGCCGGTATCGTTGATCCGCTGCGCCAGCTGGACGCGGCTGAACTCTACGAGCCTGTGAGTTACTCCGAGCTGGCGTGGTATGAGGCCCTGGGATTCTGTGGGGATGGGGAGGCAGGTCGTCTGATCGACGAGGGCACTACCCTGATAGATGGGGAGCTGCCGGTGAATCCCTCGGGCGGGGTACTGTCGACCAACCCGGTGGGAGCCTCGGGGGTTATCAGAGTGGCCGAAGCGGCCATGCAAGTCATGGGGCGCGCCGGGGAGCACCAGGTGCCTGGGGTGCAGACGGCGTTGGCCACTGGCTACGGGGTGTACGCCTGGAGTGACGTCATGATTTTATCCAGCCAGGCGTTTTAG